The Populus alba chromosome 6, ASM523922v2, whole genome shotgun sequence genomic interval GTGAATTTGGGTCACATCATAAATGTTTTAGGGTATACCTAAATTTCATtgaataactttaaaaaaaattaccgtaATTTATTCAACAGTCTATCATGGAACAATTTTGAAATTCGTCAAGGATTGTCGAACCATAATTCATGCATTCttcatttttcaagaaaataatccTCCTCAGAGAAAAATAATCAGAGGGCATGTgacaatttgttttctttttggtggTCGACGGTGTGTAAgaatctttctattttttattttttgaacaagGTGGGAAGGTCTTTtcatttatcaatttaaaaggTAGGAAGATCTTTTCATTATGTACATAGATTGTACGCAATTTGCACTTGTTTCCTTATGTAACTGTTATTTAGTATTCaacttaacattaaaaaaaatgttatacttatttttcaactttgttATGTTtggcttctctctctctctctctctctctctctctatatatatatatatatatatatatatatatatagagagagaggcaGATGTTAAAGACTACAATTAAAcaaacaacatgattttatttttacgaGTGAGAAGGGTTGCAAATATGAGCTCCAAATTTACAAGTTTattctttcaaaataataatcaagtcTTGTCCTTGGAAGACTTATAAAATGTTAAATAGTTCGGAAACCTTATctcaatcagaaaaaaaaatctaaaattacaaaggaaagaagcataaaatctaaaataagtAGGAAATctgaaattacaagaaaaatcacaaaaaataccaaaaccaaCGGCATAAGTTGTAATAGGAAAAATATCCGCAACGgctataataacaaaaacagcCTTCAGAAACTCCTATAAGAATTTGAGCACAATCCTATAGGAATTTGATCTCGTAGGTCCCTCTCCTCCATCTTACAGATTAATTCTATGACCTGTCTTTGCATATCTTCAATGATAGAATTGCAACACACATCTCGCAATAAACCTAAGATTGTTGGACTTTGATATCAACTAATGCTGGTGAAAGCTAAAGacaacaattaaacaaaaaactcataattttttttatggatgaaaAGAGTTATAGATGCAAACCATAAATTCACAAATTTATTctctttaaataataatcaagtcTTTTCTTTAGGAGGTTTACACACCCTTATATAGGTCAGAAATTCTACCTCAACtaggaacaaaaacaaaaatttagaattacagaagaaagaaacataaaattcaaaataaataggaaataaaaaaaatcaaattacagaAGAAAAGTCATAAAATTACCAAAACTAGAGGTTTAGCaagatttttgatattaaaaatttaatggtcTGTATAGCGATACAGTGACTTCAAACAAGACAGGTagcatttgaaataaaaatttatgtataaTCTAATGATTAGATCAATAGTTATGATtcttttaagttattatttaaatCTAACATGATCAAATCTCCTTTTAGATTAAACTTGTCAATAAATATCTCAGCTAACCCATAcacataatttttataaaataaatatagcaAACTCACAACTATCTCATCAGTACTTGTTATCGGATGGTACATCACTATACTTGGAAACCCTTTAATTGGTTAAACAAAAGAGTTTAAAAAGCAAAGTAGGTAGAAGAGGACAAAAGGCAATAATTCAATCAACCAATAATTGGTTACAGAAGCTAATTTCGTTTGATTCTCGAACATCGTTCAGAGGCACTTCCACGCTGATGGCATGGCATTTTTCAGCCGCAAATGGTATAATGTGCTTCAAGGGGATCTCACTCATCGTTATCTTCAGGCAATTattaaggagaaaaagaaaatctataaataaaaaaagtgctAATAATTGGCAGAGCCACGAACCCGTAAATTATTAGTGCCGTGGAAGAGCATCTCTGTTTGCTTTCCAACAAAGAGGGCCTTATTTTGGCAGGATTTTGTgctgaaaaagaaaatccaaactCTGCCCCCATGATTTGCAGCTACTCCATCAAGCTGGGACCCCATTTATTATTCTTCTCTCTAATTATCATGCACTCTGATTGCAAAGAATCTAagggaaatttgttttttttttttaaacattgagtgcggtttgcactttttgaatcgttttgatgtgctgatatcaaaaataatttttaaaaaataaaaaaaaagcattattagcatgcatttcggcacaaaaaattatttgaaaagcaaccgctactacaCTCACAAACACGTTCTAGGAGACGTGAAATCCTATCTATACCGACTGAGTGCCTCCTTTTTCACCATAGAAAGCCCTCGTTATCTTACGTGTCACGGTGTGGTTAAATACAACTCACTGTTCTACTATTATTCTTGACTAACTAATAGGCTGGCAATATAGTTTATAGGCCAAAAAACCATAAACCCTAATGTTTTGGCCACCAGTACCGATGACTTGTTgtctgaatttaaaaaaatatatattttgggttAAACGACATGTTTTTCGCCCatcaaatttaagaaaacatAAGGGTCGCATGGGTGGTCCTTCCCTTGCAGGCCCATGCATTggcccatatatatatatatatatataaatctattttagttgatataattttttactattaaaccTTTATATGTGGGCCATTACAATTAGCAAGAAAACAAGAGAGGTTTACTGGCTTTTGGGGCACTTTCAATGCTGATTCACGCGATGCTAGTATCCAAGGCAATATCCAAAAATGAATGGGAAATATTGGGAGACCAAGACAGGGAGGAAGGTGGTGAGGCAGGCGGAGAACGGTAAGATGAAGATGAGGAATTTGAAGACATGTTGTGGTTTGATGGATTCCGAACCATAAAAGGCACCACATCTTCAAGCAACCCTTGAGGACCTATTGCTTCCAAACCTGATTCATGCACGTAATCATCAGCTGTGCTGGTGCTAGGCAGGGAGCCAGGACTGGCGACATGGGCCGAGTACTCTTGGGCTTGTTCTGGTGTTCGTTGGGCTCCATGGGCCTGGAACTCGGCTTCTGAAATGGTTCCTTTAGGCTTCTTGGAAGGTGGATCACCATGCTGTGTCTGGTTCGATAAGAAGAAAGGGTATGTAAAGTGTAAATGGAGTCCTTCGTAAGTGATGACGAGTGTGTCTGGATCCTCGCTGCACCTTTCCACCTGCTTTTTTGCACTGCACCGTGGGTTCGTGCACCTA includes:
- the LOC118053389 gene encoding probable WRKY transcription factor 49, with product MEEVIKSSSWFDHESEDELVRELLDDESPFFFLPKEKNQSKPSPANEQTINQLISKVYSGPTIQDIENALSMSSREDQSQAVSQARISLLQKDLSKMENNKYTLKLKRCGNGMADDGYKWRKYGQKSIKNSPHPRSYYRCTNPRCSAKKQVERCSEDPDTLVITYEGLHLHFTYPFFLSNQTQHGDPPSKKPKGTISEAEFQAHGAQRTPEQAQEYSAHVASPGSLPSTSTADDYVHESGLEAIGPQGLLEDVVPFMVRNPSNHNMSSNSSSSSYRSPPASPPSSLSWSPNISHSFLDIALDTSIA